From Psychroflexus torquis ATCC 700755, the proteins below share one genomic window:
- a CDS encoding RagB/SusD family nutrient uptake outer membrane protein: protein MKLIHKILFLPVVCLMTLSCELEDGENLNGPTAESIQDGISRGELEQAITGVLSDMRLRIGTQVDGQSLAGREYYRFQSSDPRWSSDVMTGNLDNNTFYTTAPYSARYTAIKDANLIIQGIGNSEGIFTGAEITVSKGFLNTIKAHELLMVLNQQYQNGIRVDVSDPDNLGPFLGYDEAIAFISNLLGEAATQLQNNGGEFPFSLPDDGEGFTIASTPADFLQFNKAIHARVEVYRGNYTEAESLLEDSFMNLSGNLSESVYFTFSQSGLDFPNPLFFSVNQTVANARIAHPSFIADTLTGDSRISKVVRREEVLTQSDLSGIYNVFVYDNIVDNVDIIRNEELVLLYAEALHISNPSEAINAINIIRNAAELDDYTGGDSPAELVDEILLQRRYSLFAEGGHRWIDMRRFNRLDQLPNDRPGDNVFVQFPTPIAENR from the coding sequence ATGAAATTAATACATAAAATCTTATTCTTACCAGTGGTATGCCTCATGACTTTGTCGTGTGAGCTGGAAGATGGAGAGAATTTAAATGGACCTACTGCAGAGTCCATACAGGACGGTATTAGCCGTGGTGAATTAGAACAAGCCATTACAGGTGTACTTTCGGATATGCGATTGAGAATTGGCACCCAAGTCGACGGCCAATCTTTGGCTGGACGAGAATATTACAGATTTCAAAGTTCAGATCCTCGATGGTCTTCAGATGTGATGACTGGAAATCTGGATAACAATACGTTTTACACGACAGCTCCTTACAGTGCTAGGTACACTGCAATTAAAGATGCTAATTTGATAATACAAGGCATTGGAAATAGTGAAGGGATTTTTACCGGGGCCGAAATCACAGTTTCTAAAGGCTTCCTGAATACTATTAAAGCCCATGAACTGTTGATGGTTCTTAATCAACAATATCAAAACGGAATTCGAGTTGATGTGTCAGATCCGGATAATTTAGGCCCTTTTTTAGGGTATGATGAAGCTATTGCTTTTATTTCTAATCTATTGGGGGAAGCTGCAACGCAGTTGCAAAACAATGGAGGTGAATTTCCTTTTTCACTGCCTGACGACGGTGAAGGATTTACAATTGCATCAACTCCTGCCGATTTTCTTCAATTCAATAAAGCTATTCATGCTAGAGTTGAGGTCTATCGAGGAAATTACACAGAAGCTGAATCCCTGTTGGAAGACTCCTTCATGAACTTAAGTGGAAACCTTAGTGAAAGTGTTTATTTTACATTTTCACAATCTGGCCTAGATTTTCCCAATCCATTGTTTTTCAGTGTCAATCAAACGGTAGCCAATGCTAGAATTGCACATCCTTCTTTTATTGCAGACACGTTGACGGGCGACAGTAGAATTAGTAAAGTAGTGAGAAGAGAAGAAGTCTTAACCCAATCTGATTTAAGCGGTATTTACAATGTTTTCGTTTATGACAATATTGTAGATAATGTAGATATTATTAGAAATGAAGAACTTGTTCTTCTTTATGCTGAAGCTTTACATATATCAAATCCAAGCGAAGCTATCAATGCTATTAACATTATAAGAAACGCAGCAGAGCTAGATGATTACACAGGTGGCGATTCTCCAGCTGAACTCGTTGATGAAATTTTATTGCAACGGCGTTATTCTCTTTTTGCTGAAGGTGGACATAGATGGATAGATATGAGACGTTTTAACAGACTCGATCAACTTCCAAATGACAGACCAGGAGATAATGTTTTCGTTCAATTCCCAACTCCTATTGCAGAAAACAGATAG
- a CDS encoding HNH endonuclease encodes MIRNYWNEQWKPMVFDEKIANTEKYKISNYGRLIKCQAFSEVLVNEFFINGYQTIPLKQKENGKSTSRYVHKLVAQHFLEQGDGIYVIHLNYDKKDNKVENLKWATKKEKENHQFTNPEYLNRPKKRTYSKLTEAKVRLIKRKIHDPNRRTRMKMIAKQFGISEMQLYRIKSGENWGTVTDY; translated from the coding sequence ATGATTCGAAATTACTGGAACGAGCAATGGAAGCCCATGGTCTTCGACGAAAAAATTGCCAACACCGAAAAGTATAAAATTTCCAACTACGGAAGGCTTATAAAATGCCAAGCTTTTAGTGAAGTTTTGGTAAATGAGTTTTTTATCAACGGGTACCAAACCATTCCTCTCAAACAAAAAGAAAACGGAAAGTCAACTAGTCGTTATGTTCACAAATTGGTAGCACAACATTTTTTGGAACAAGGTGACGGGATTTATGTCATTCATCTCAATTATGACAAAAAAGACAATAAAGTCGAAAACTTAAAGTGGGCAACCAAAAAGGAGAAAGAAAACCATCAATTTACTAATCCGGAGTATCTTAATAGACCTAAAAAGCGGACTTACTCCAAACTTACCGAAGCTAAGGTAAGACTCATTAAACGCAAGATTCATGACCCTAACCGTCGTACTCGTATGAAAATGATTGCTAAACAGTTTGGGATTTCAGAAATGCAACTCTACCGAATTAAAAGTGGAGAAAATTGGGGGACGGTGACCGATTACTAA
- the lepA gene encoding translation elongation factor 4 produces MKNIRNFCIIAHIDHGKSTLADRLLDFTKSVTERERKEQLLDTMDLERERGITIKSHAIQMVYNYKGEDFVFNLIDTPGHVDFSYEVSRSIAACEGALLIVDAAQSIQAQTISNLYLALENDLEIIPVLNKVDLLSASPDEVTDDIVDLIGCHREDVIRASAKNGTGIEEILNAIVERIPPPKGDPDAPLRALVFDSVYNPFRGIETYFRVFDGSIKKGQQIKFVATGKNYSADEVGTLKLVQFPKKEIKAGDVGYLITGIKNAKEVKVGDTITDAENPTKNTVAGFEEVKPMVFAGIYPVETDEYEELRSAMEKLQLNDASLVFAPESSAALGFGFRCGFLGMLHLEIIQERLEREFDMVVITTVPNVSYNAFTLKDRDTAIIVSNPTDLPEPSYLDRVEEPFIKASIITKSGYVGPVMSLCIEKRGQITNQTYLTQDRVELSFDMPLAEIVFDFYDRLKTVSKGYASFDYSPIGMRKSKLVKVDLLLNGNSVDALSALLHADNAYDIGKRICEKLKELIPRQQFDIPIQAAIGAKIIARETVKALRKDVTAKCYGGDISRKRKLLEKQKKGKKRMRQVGNVEIPQEAFMAVLKLND; encoded by the coding sequence ATGAAGAACATTCGAAATTTTTGCATAATAGCTCATATAGACCACGGAAAAAGCACCTTAGCCGATCGTTTATTAGATTTTACAAAATCTGTGACAGAACGTGAACGAAAGGAGCAACTTCTAGACACTATGGATTTGGAGCGTGAACGTGGAATCACCATAAAAAGCCACGCCATCCAAATGGTTTATAATTATAAAGGAGAAGACTTTGTCTTCAATCTTATCGATACACCTGGGCATGTAGATTTTTCTTACGAAGTATCTCGATCTATAGCGGCTTGCGAAGGAGCTTTGCTCATCGTAGATGCCGCGCAAAGCATACAGGCGCAAACGATTTCAAACTTATATCTAGCTCTAGAAAATGATTTAGAGATTATTCCAGTCCTCAATAAAGTAGATTTACTTAGTGCTAGCCCCGATGAGGTCACCGATGACATTGTAGATTTAATCGGTTGTCATCGAGAAGATGTCATTAGAGCAAGTGCAAAAAACGGTACTGGTATAGAAGAAATATTAAATGCTATTGTAGAACGTATTCCACCTCCAAAAGGAGATCCTGATGCTCCGTTAAGAGCTTTGGTTTTCGATTCTGTTTATAATCCTTTCCGTGGGATTGAAACTTACTTTAGAGTTTTTGATGGAAGTATTAAAAAGGGACAACAAATTAAATTTGTGGCGACCGGTAAGAATTATTCTGCAGATGAAGTGGGGACTTTAAAACTGGTTCAATTTCCCAAAAAAGAGATCAAAGCAGGAGATGTTGGCTACCTGATTACAGGTATTAAAAATGCAAAAGAAGTAAAAGTTGGTGATACCATTACCGACGCTGAAAATCCTACTAAAAATACAGTTGCTGGTTTTGAAGAGGTGAAACCCATGGTTTTTGCGGGGATCTATCCTGTTGAAACTGATGAATACGAAGAGTTGAGATCTGCAATGGAAAAGCTTCAACTGAATGATGCTTCGCTGGTTTTTGCACCAGAGAGTTCTGCAGCTTTAGGTTTTGGCTTTAGATGTGGTTTTTTAGGAATGCTTCACTTGGAAATTATTCAAGAACGCCTAGAACGTGAGTTTGATATGGTTGTTATTACAACTGTCCCTAACGTGTCTTATAACGCTTTCACCTTAAAAGATAGGGACACAGCTATTATCGTTAGCAATCCAACCGATTTACCAGAACCTTCTTATTTAGACCGTGTTGAAGAGCCTTTTATTAAGGCCAGTATTATCACAAAATCTGGTTACGTCGGCCCTGTGATGTCGCTATGTATAGAAAAGCGAGGACAAATTACCAACCAGACTTACCTGACTCAAGATCGTGTAGAACTGAGTTTTGATATGCCCCTAGCTGAAATTGTTTTCGATTTTTATGATCGATTAAAGACAGTTTCCAAAGGCTATGCGTCCTTCGATTATTCTCCAATTGGAATGCGAAAATCCAAGTTGGTAAAAGTAGATCTTCTATTAAACGGGAATAGTGTAGACGCCCTTTCTGCTTTACTTCACGCTGACAATGCTTACGATATTGGGAAAAGAATCTGCGAGAAATTAAAAGAACTTATCCCTAGACAACAGTTCGATATTCCTATTCAAGCGGCTATCGGTGCAAAAATTATTGCTAGAGAAACAGTAAAAG
- a CDS encoding SusC/RagA family TonB-linked outer membrane protein, with protein MKKVKQKSLGFLIFFVFLPGLVLAQETLTGKTVEQSTGNIIPFVNVVEKGTSNGTTSDMNGEFSLSVEKLPTTLRFTYLGYESQEINVTSSSPFTVSFIESAATLEEVVITGLATSVKRSNAANAVSSISSQELVGRASQPTLDAALAGKFAGALVTRNSGAPGGGVSVKLRGITSVFGNSQPLYIVDGVYIDNSSISGAGLNFVSRAAAGGSSSSQDNPSNRIADLEANDIERVEVLKGASAGAIYGARAAAGVIIITTKRGKAGDTKVSVQQELGFNSIINFRGQRNYTRDIAENGFGEGQGDLFAQAQQNGSLVDYEKEVFGEEGFISNTYASVSGGSDNTTLYGSFSNREENGIVENTGYNRKSARLNVVHDFFDDKMKLFVGANYIDSSSDRGFFNNDNSGSTIGVTLTSLPPWAQLSPNANGVYPDNPYGGSNPLQTIALITSRENVNRFVLGSTLDYDVYQGQNSSLKAQFRFGLDYYQLQTTALFPKELQFMDPANGGINGVSALGNTKTRNNNYSAFLVHTYFTDDNITFTSQGGITRESFSINTVNNVASDLIGSESNLDQAGNINVNQFRRDQDDSGFFIQEEVNYQDKLIGTIGVRADKSSNFGDANTLFYYPKASLAVNLHNFDFWKSDFLTDFKPRIAYGEAGNFAPFGALFTTLVGNSIGGLPGIGVPGTLGDATINPERQKELEFGFDAGLLDNRIRLQASYYIKEVDDLILQAQNEPSSGFTNRFSNAGSLRNEGLELTMDADVLREGDFKWSTNVIFFRNRSEVTRLDVDPFDLGGFGTGLGTFRIQEGQSATQIVGNSAEGSIIKLGDAEPDFQMTFTNNFSYKNFDLSFLWHWKEGGDNINLTTLLTDLGQTSNDYDDFSLDPSGQLSNGDFRINSLINGIAAPFVEDASYLRLREIALSYTVPDKVVQSLFKGYVSNIKMGLTGLNLVNFFDYNSYDPEVSNFGSNGLSTGVEVTPYPTSKQYLFRIKMDF; from the coding sequence ATGAAAAAAGTTAAACAAAAATCGCTGGGCTTTCTTATATTTTTTGTTTTTTTACCTGGATTGGTATTAGCACAAGAAACACTCACAGGAAAAACAGTAGAGCAGTCCACGGGTAACATCATACCATTTGTTAACGTTGTGGAAAAAGGAACCTCCAATGGGACGACTAGTGACATGAATGGTGAATTTTCTTTATCTGTAGAAAAGTTACCCACAACTTTAAGATTCACTTATCTAGGGTACGAATCTCAAGAAATAAATGTCACCTCTTCTTCACCATTTACAGTTTCGTTTATTGAATCTGCTGCAACTTTGGAGGAAGTAGTCATTACGGGTTTAGCGACTTCCGTAAAAAGATCCAATGCTGCAAATGCGGTTTCCTCTATTTCCTCTCAGGAATTGGTAGGAAGGGCTTCTCAACCTACTTTGGATGCAGCTCTGGCCGGTAAATTTGCAGGAGCTTTGGTCACAAGAAATTCTGGTGCCCCTGGCGGCGGTGTTTCTGTAAAACTTAGAGGAATTACCTCTGTCTTTGGAAATTCTCAGCCTCTTTATATAGTAGATGGTGTTTATATCGACAACAGTAGTATTTCTGGAGCAGGACTTAATTTTGTTTCTCGAGCAGCTGCTGGAGGAAGTTCATCTTCCCAAGATAACCCTTCCAACAGAATAGCAGACTTGGAGGCTAATGATATTGAGCGGGTAGAAGTACTGAAAGGAGCTTCAGCTGGAGCCATTTATGGAGCACGTGCTGCTGCTGGTGTTATTATCATTACAACCAAACGCGGAAAAGCAGGTGATACTAAAGTTTCCGTTCAACAAGAATTAGGATTTAACTCTATTATAAACTTTAGAGGCCAAAGGAATTATACCCGAGATATTGCTGAGAACGGATTTGGGGAGGGTCAAGGAGACCTATTTGCTCAAGCTCAACAAAATGGAAGCCTAGTTGATTATGAAAAGGAAGTTTTTGGAGAAGAAGGCTTTATAAGTAATACTTATGCCAGCGTTTCAGGAGGATCCGACAACACGACTCTTTATGGATCGTTCTCCAACAGAGAAGAAAATGGAATCGTAGAAAATACAGGCTACAATAGAAAGTCTGCAAGGCTGAATGTCGTTCACGATTTTTTTGATGATAAAATGAAATTATTTGTAGGGGCTAATTATATAGATTCTAGCTCTGATAGAGGATTTTTTAATAACGACAATTCTGGGTCCACGATTGGAGTTACTCTTACCTCCCTTCCACCTTGGGCACAACTTTCCCCAAATGCAAACGGAGTCTATCCCGACAACCCTTATGGAGGATCTAATCCCCTTCAAACTATAGCCTTGATCACTAGCCGGGAAAATGTAAATAGATTTGTTTTAGGGAGTACCTTGGATTATGATGTTTACCAAGGTCAAAACTCTAGTCTAAAAGCACAATTTAGATTTGGACTTGATTATTATCAGTTGCAAACAACAGCTTTATTTCCGAAAGAGCTCCAATTTATGGATCCAGCTAACGGAGGCATAAACGGAGTGAGTGCTTTAGGAAATACTAAAACCAGAAACAATAACTATTCTGCCTTTTTAGTCCACACCTATTTTACTGATGACAATATCACCTTCACTTCTCAAGGTGGTATAACCAGAGAAAGTTTTTCTATAAATACAGTTAATAATGTGGCTTCAGACCTCATTGGTTCAGAGTCAAATTTGGACCAAGCTGGGAATATAAATGTAAATCAATTCCGAAGAGATCAAGATGACTCAGGCTTCTTTATTCAAGAAGAAGTAAACTACCAAGACAAGCTTATAGGAACTATTGGTGTGAGAGCAGATAAATCTTCAAACTTTGGAGATGCAAATACTCTATTTTACTATCCAAAAGCATCACTTGCAGTCAATCTTCATAATTTTGATTTTTGGAAAAGCGATTTCCTCACAGATTTCAAACCAAGAATTGCTTATGGTGAAGCAGGAAATTTCGCACCATTTGGGGCTTTGTTTACTACACTTGTAGGGAATTCAATAGGAGGTCTTCCTGGTATTGGAGTCCCAGGGACTTTGGGGGATGCTACGATTAATCCTGAGCGCCAAAAAGAATTGGAATTTGGATTTGACGCTGGTCTTTTAGATAATCGCATCCGATTACAAGCCTCTTATTATATCAAAGAAGTTGATGATTTAATTCTTCAAGCTCAAAATGAACCCTCTTCAGGATTTACGAATCGATTTTCGAACGCTGGTAGCTTAAGAAACGAAGGACTAGAGCTTACCATGGATGCTGATGTATTACGGGAAGGTGATTTCAAATGGAGTACTAATGTCATTTTCTTTAGAAACAGATCTGAAGTCACCAGACTTGATGTAGATCCTTTCGATTTAGGTGGTTTTGGTACAGGCCTAGGAACCTTCAGAATTCAGGAAGGCCAAAGCGCTACACAAATTGTAGGAAATAGTGCTGAAGGGAGTATTATAAAATTAGGTGATGCAGAGCCAGACTTTCAAATGACATTTACTAATAATTTTAGTTATAAAAACTTTGACCTTTCCTTTTTATGGCATTGGAAAGAGGGCGGAGACAATATTAACTTAACGACTTTACTAACAGACCTCGGACAAACCTCTAATGATTATGATGATTTTAGTTTAGACCCAAGTGGACAATTGAGTAATGGTGATTTTAGAATAAATTCCTTAATTAACGGTATTGCAGCTCCTTTTGTAGAAGATGCTTCTTACCTGAGACTAAGAGAAATAGCACTGAGTTACACTGTTCCTGATAAGGTAGTTCAAAGTCTTTTCAAAGGCTATGTTTCCAATATCAAGATGGGATTGACGGGATTAAACCTAGTTAATTTCTTTGATTACAATAGTTATGATCCTGAAGTCTCCAATTTTGGCTCAAACGGTCTATCAACAGGGGTAGAGGTCACACCATACCCAACTTCAAAACAATATTTATTTAGAATAAAAATGGACTTTTAA
- the dusB gene encoding tRNA dihydrouridine synthase DusB: MAKIDNIELGEFPLLLAPMEDVSDPPFRALCKEYGADMVYTEFVSSEGLIRDAAKSMQKLDIYERERPVGIQIFGANLDSMLRSVEIVEKTKPDVIDINFGCPVKKVVSKGAGAGILKDIDLMVKLTGEMVKHTHLPITVKTRLGWDHDSIKIYEVAERLQDVGCKAISIHGRTRAQMYKGEADWKPIAEVKNNPRMHIPVFGNGDVNSPEKAALMRDEYGLDGAMIGRSSIGSPWFFKAVKHYFETGTHCEPPSLVERVDIARRHLQMAIDWKGEKLGVFETRRHYTNYFKGIPHFKDYRMKMVTSDHSEDVFAVFDEVEDKFSDYQFV; encoded by the coding sequence TTGGCTAAGATAGATAACATAGAACTTGGAGAATTTCCATTACTTCTTGCACCAATGGAGGATGTAAGCGATCCTCCATTTAGAGCGCTTTGTAAGGAATACGGTGCAGACATGGTGTATACTGAATTTGTTTCTTCTGAAGGATTGATTCGTGATGCTGCCAAAAGCATGCAAAAGCTCGACATCTACGAAAGAGAACGCCCGGTTGGTATTCAGATTTTTGGAGCTAACCTAGATTCGATGTTGAGGTCTGTTGAAATTGTTGAAAAGACTAAGCCAGATGTTATAGATATCAACTTTGGGTGTCCAGTTAAAAAAGTGGTTTCTAAAGGAGCAGGAGCAGGCATTTTGAAGGATATAGATCTTATGGTGAAACTCACTGGGGAAATGGTGAAACATACCCATCTTCCTATAACTGTTAAGACCCGATTAGGTTGGGATCATGATTCCATTAAAATTTATGAAGTTGCAGAACGACTTCAAGATGTGGGTTGTAAAGCCATCTCAATTCATGGGCGTACAAGAGCTCAAATGTACAAGGGAGAAGCAGATTGGAAACCTATTGCAGAAGTCAAGAATAACCCGCGGATGCATATTCCTGTCTTTGGCAATGGGGACGTAAATAGTCCAGAAAAAGCTGCACTCATGCGAGATGAATATGGACTCGATGGAGCAATGATTGGTCGGTCGAGCATAGGGTCTCCTTGGTTTTTTAAAGCGGTAAAACACTATTTTGAAACGGGGACGCATTGTGAACCACCTTCTTTGGTAGAGCGCGTTGATATTGCCAGACGTCATCTGCAAATGGCCATCGATTGGAAAGGGGAGAAGCTAGGCGTTTTTGAAACGCGACGACATTACACCAATTACTTTAAGGGAATCCCTCACTTCAAAGACTATAGGATGAAAATGGTGACCTCCGATCATTCTGAAGATGTATTTGCTGTTTTTGATGAAGTTGAAGATAAGTTTTCTGACTACCAGTTTGTTTAA
- a CDS encoding serine hydrolase domain-containing protein — MKLFFLICLAIMLGFSSYAQSLDEKIHQTLKNYLTEFPSQTQFSVALIDHDDTYYYGQVKFSDTINQLDNSASLFQIGSVTKVFTSTLLASLVLDKTLKLTDSLQQFFRFPLANTSITLERLSNHTSGLPRLPSNLNLALADPKNPYLTYTEADLEFYLTSEMEVPNTTKPIYQYSNLGAGILANALENATDKTFDNLLSEKIFQPLGMKNSTLDSNLVESNLVQGLDQDGNPTPVWDMGVLAGAGGVLSSTADLSKFVKAHFEDTETAFSLTTLSTFLVNANLRIGLGWHILQDERGHNLYWHNGGTGGYSASVFVIPEIQKAVIVLTNVSAFHPKASRIDELGFKLLSAF, encoded by the coding sequence ATGAAATTATTTTTTTTAATCTGTTTAGCGATCATGCTTGGCTTTAGTTCATATGCTCAAAGTCTAGATGAAAAGATTCACCAAACTTTAAAAAATTACTTAACTGAATTCCCATCTCAAACTCAATTTTCCGTAGCATTAATAGACCACGATGACACTTACTATTACGGGCAAGTAAAATTCTCAGACACAATAAATCAATTAGACAATAGTGCATCCCTATTTCAGATTGGATCGGTTACCAAGGTTTTCACCTCTACACTCTTGGCTAGCCTTGTTCTCGATAAGACATTAAAATTAACAGATTCGCTTCAGCAGTTTTTTAGATTTCCACTTGCCAATACTTCAATTACGTTAGAAAGACTTTCTAACCATACGTCTGGCTTACCAAGGCTTCCTTCTAATTTGAACTTAGCTTTAGCAGACCCTAAAAATCCTTACCTTACTTATACTGAAGCAGATCTGGAGTTTTACTTAACCTCAGAAATGGAAGTACCAAATACCACAAAGCCTATTTATCAATATTCAAATTTGGGTGCTGGTATTCTGGCTAATGCTTTAGAAAATGCCACAGATAAAACCTTTGACAACTTACTTTCAGAAAAAATTTTTCAGCCCTTAGGGATGAAAAATTCTACACTAGACAGCAATCTTGTTGAGTCAAATTTGGTTCAAGGCTTAGATCAAGATGGAAACCCTACACCTGTATGGGATATGGGAGTTCTTGCTGGCGCTGGTGGAGTATTATCTTCTACTGCCGACCTCTCAAAATTTGTAAAGGCCCATTTTGAGGATACAGAAACTGCGTTTTCATTAACGACCTTATCCACTTTCTTAGTCAATGCAAATTTAAGGATTGGCCTAGGATGGCATATTTTGCAAGATGAGCGAGGCCATAATTTATATTGGCATAATGGAGGAACCGGTGGTTATTCGGCTTCCGTTTTTGTTATTCCTGAAATTCAAAAGGCTGTTATTGTTTTAACTAATGTGTCTGCATTTCATCCTAAAGCCTCACGTATAGACGAATTGGGTTTTAAACTCTTAAGTGCATTTTAA